One Felis catus isolate Fca126 chromosome D1, F.catus_Fca126_mat1.0, whole genome shotgun sequence DNA segment encodes these proteins:
- the IL18BP gene encoding interleukin-18-binding protein, whose protein sequence is MRQNRTPDPRPLPVLLLCAHIVSHLAGATPLPQATTAFAGSSGITKDPCPSGLPTAKQCPAMEVTWPELEVPLNGMLTLSCTACSRFPHFSILYWLGNGSFIEHLPGRLREGSISRERRGPRTQLQTTLMLEELSPTLRNTNFSCVFADPEQTAQRHIVVAQLWAGPRTVAPCTQETSSSSGSPLPHHQDR, encoded by the exons ATGAGACAGAACCGGACACCAG ATCCCAGGCCTTTGCCTGTCCTGCTCCTATGTGCCCACATAGTCTCTCACCTGGCTGGAGCCACACCTCTACCTCAGGCCACCACCGCTTTCGCTGGCTCATCTGGGATCACAAAGGACCCCTGCCCCTCCGGGCTCCCAACAGCTAAGCAGTGCCCAGCAATGGAGGTGACCTGGCCGGAACTGGAAGTCCCACTGA ATGGAATGCTGACCTTGTCCTGTACCGCCTGTAGCCGCTTCCCCCACTTTAGCATCCTGTACTGGCTGGGCAATGGTTCTTTCATCGAACACCTCCCAGGTCGGCTGAGGGAGGGCAGCATCAG TCGGGAGCGCCGGGGCCCACGCACTCAGCTGCAGACGACCCTCATGCTAGAGGAGCTGAGCCCCACTCTGCGCAATACCAACTTCTCCTGTGTTTTTGCCGATCCTGAGCAGACTGCCCAGCGTCACATCGTCGTGGCCCAGCTCTGG GCTGGGCCGAGGACAGTTGCGCCCTGCACTCAAGAAACCTCATCCTCCAGCGGGTCCCCTCTGCCTCACCATCAAGACAGGTGA